One stretch of Sinomonas terrae DNA includes these proteins:
- a CDS encoding mannitol-1-phosphate 5-dehydrogenase — protein MKSAVHFGAGNIGRGFVGLLLHEAGYDLVFADVAAPLIDALKATPSYTVHEVGEGGRDHVVDRYTAVNSGTAEAELVERIARADIVTTAVGPNILKFVAPTIARGIAARPADAPRLAVMACENAINATDLLEEGVRAAAQAEGLSDADIDGKALFANTAVDRIVPAQAPGGGLDVRVEPYFEWAIERGPFGGELPEIPGVTWVDSLGPYIERKLFTVNTGHASAAYFGRAAGKEKIADAIADPAIRAKVEAVLDETKSLLVAKYGFAPEEQEAYIRKILGRFANAELPDTVDRVGRAPLRKLSRHERFVGPAAELAERGLPADGLLEAMSAALRFDAADDDEAQRLQAVLAGDASDADVAEELSGLEPGHPLHDAVVRLVGKARAAHTAS, from the coding sequence ATGAAGTCGGCCGTCCACTTCGGCGCAGGGAACATCGGCCGCGGCTTCGTAGGCCTCCTGCTCCATGAGGCAGGCTACGATCTCGTCTTCGCGGACGTCGCGGCGCCGCTCATCGACGCTCTCAAGGCCACCCCGTCGTACACCGTGCACGAGGTGGGGGAGGGCGGCCGCGACCACGTGGTCGACCGCTACACCGCCGTCAACTCGGGCACGGCCGAGGCCGAGCTCGTCGAGCGGATCGCCCGCGCCGACATCGTGACGACCGCGGTGGGTCCGAACATCCTCAAGTTCGTGGCCCCCACGATCGCCCGGGGCATCGCGGCGCGGCCCGCGGACGCACCTCGGCTCGCGGTCATGGCGTGCGAGAACGCGATCAACGCGACGGACCTCCTCGAGGAGGGGGTCCGCGCGGCGGCCCAGGCCGAAGGGCTCTCGGACGCGGACATTGATGGCAAGGCACTCTTCGCCAATACCGCGGTGGACCGGATCGTCCCGGCCCAGGCTCCCGGGGGAGGCCTCGACGTCCGCGTCGAGCCGTACTTCGAATGGGCCATCGAGCGCGGACCGTTCGGCGGGGAACTCCCCGAAATTCCAGGTGTCACGTGGGTGGACTCGCTCGGGCCATACATCGAGCGCAAGCTCTTCACGGTCAACACCGGGCACGCCTCGGCCGCGTACTTCGGCCGGGCGGCTGGCAAGGAGAAGATCGCGGACGCGATCGCCGATCCCGCCATCCGCGCGAAGGTCGAGGCGGTGCTCGACGAGACGAAGTCGCTTCTCGTTGCGAAGTACGGCTTCGCACCCGAGGAGCAGGAGGCGTACATCCGCAAGATCCTCGGCCGTTTCGCGAACGCCGAACTCCCGGACACCGTGGATCGCGTGGGCCGCGCGCCGCTTCGCAAGCTGAGCCGTCACGAGCGGTTCGTTGGACCCGCGGCGGAGCTCGCGGAACGGGGACTTCCCGCCGACGGCCTGCTCGAGGCAATGAGTGCGGCTCTCCGCTTCGACGCTGCGGACGACGACGAGGCGCAGCGCCTCCAAGCCGTCCTCGCCGGCGACGCGAGTGACGCGGACGTCGCCGAGGAGCTCTCGGGGCTGGAACCGGGGCACCCGCTGCACGACGCCGTCGTCCGCCTTGTCGGCAAGGCGCGGGCCGCGCACACGGCCTCCTAG
- a CDS encoding phospholipase C, producing MPKFSMRTAAVTSALALAAASGGAIAAALPAQAATTNTTTTPIKHVVVIFGENVSFDHYFATYPNAANTAGETIQGSGAPASSFTAAPNTPKKINTLAGANLLAPNNPNSVQPMRLTPSQAVTCDQDHAYTPEQKAYNGGLLNKFVQYTSTDSCSAPQYGTAGLTMGYYDGNTVTGMWNYAQHFAMSDNSYDDEFGPSTPGALNLVSGQTHGVTSIDALTGKQTSAPDSYTVKSPNAQGVGTVTGDPDPAYDDCSDNSRNGSPNALASMQGKNVGDMLNAKGVSWGWFQGGFATQGTKTISGTSYAQCSVTHTNVAGTSSRDYSPHHNPFQYYASTANPHHLAPASDAEIGHNGQANHQYDTTDFDKVVNTDNMPAVSFLKAPEYQDGHASYSDPIDEQQFVVNEINAIQKSKNWDSTAIVLAYDDSDGWYDHASTPVTNASNDPANDAAWCQNAAKSGTPTLGGYQDRCGPGQRLPMLVISPYAKSNFVDHTQTQQSSILRFIEDNWSLGRLGDGSFDQLAGSLGNMFNFNAEPRRDGLILNPANGQVVQAAYCSGNSGQHLGQGGSCS from the coding sequence ATGCCGAAGTTCAGCATGCGCACCGCCGCTGTGACGAGCGCGCTGGCGCTCGCCGCCGCGTCGGGCGGAGCCATCGCAGCGGCCCTGCCCGCGCAGGCGGCCACAACCAACACCACGACCACCCCGATCAAGCACGTTGTCGTCATCTTCGGCGAGAACGTCTCGTTCGACCACTACTTCGCGACCTACCCGAACGCCGCCAACACGGCAGGCGAGACGATCCAGGGATCCGGCGCCCCGGCGTCGTCGTTCACGGCCGCGCCCAACACGCCGAAGAAGATCAACACGCTCGCGGGCGCGAACCTGCTCGCCCCGAACAACCCCAACTCGGTGCAGCCGATGCGCCTCACGCCGAGCCAGGCCGTGACCTGCGATCAGGACCACGCGTACACGCCCGAGCAGAAGGCCTACAACGGCGGCCTGCTCAACAAGTTCGTCCAGTACACGAGCACCGACTCTTGCTCCGCCCCCCAGTACGGCACGGCCGGCCTCACGATGGGCTACTACGACGGCAACACCGTCACGGGCATGTGGAACTACGCGCAGCACTTCGCCATGAGCGACAACAGCTACGACGACGAGTTCGGCCCTTCGACCCCCGGGGCGCTCAACCTCGTCTCGGGCCAGACGCACGGCGTCACGAGCATCGACGCGCTCACGGGCAAGCAGACCTCGGCCCCGGACTCGTACACGGTGAAGTCCCCGAACGCTCAGGGCGTCGGAACGGTCACGGGAGATCCCGACCCGGCCTACGACGACTGCTCGGACAACAGCCGCAACGGCTCGCCCAACGCGCTCGCTTCGATGCAGGGCAAGAACGTGGGCGACATGCTCAACGCGAAGGGCGTCTCGTGGGGCTGGTTCCAGGGCGGCTTCGCCACCCAGGGCACCAAGACGATCAGCGGCACCTCGTACGCGCAGTGCTCCGTGACGCACACGAACGTGGCCGGCACGTCCTCGCGGGACTACAGCCCGCACCACAATCCGTTCCAGTACTACGCGTCGACTGCCAACCCGCATCACCTCGCACCGGCCTCCGACGCTGAGATCGGCCACAACGGCCAGGCGAACCACCAGTACGACACGACGGACTTCGACAAGGTCGTCAACACGGACAACATGCCGGCCGTCTCGTTCCTCAAGGCGCCGGAGTACCAGGACGGCCACGCGTCGTACTCCGATCCGATCGACGAGCAGCAGTTCGTGGTGAACGAGATCAACGCGATCCAGAAGTCCAAGAACTGGGATTCGACCGCGATCGTCCTCGCGTACGACGACTCCGACGGCTGGTACGACCACGCCTCAACGCCGGTCACCAACGCCTCGAACGACCCTGCGAACGACGCCGCGTGGTGCCAGAACGCCGCGAAGTCCGGGACGCCGACGCTCGGCGGCTACCAGGACCGCTGCGGCCCCGGCCAGCGCCTTCCGATGCTCGTGATCTCGCCCTACGCGAAGAGCAACTTCGTTGACCACACGCAGACCCAGCAGTCCTCCATTCTTCGATTCATCGAGGACAACTGGAGCCTCGGTCGACTCGGCGACGGCTCGTTCGACCAGCTCGCCGGCTCGCTCGGGAACATGTTCAACTTCAACGCCGAGCCTCGCCGCGACGGCCTGATCCTCAACCCGGCCAACGGGCAGGTCGTGCAGGCCGCGTACTGCTCTGGGAACAGCGGGCAGCACCTTGGCCAGGGTGGATCCTGCAGCTAG
- a CDS encoding TetR/AcrR family transcriptional regulator, whose product MPSAAATKPPGPEASGSAPSGRRGRPGYDQQSVLNVAVEVFNRHGYDATSMGILAENLGISKSAIYHHVPSKEDLLALALEQALGGLESVWEAPETKEGSAEHRLEFVVRSTVRVLTERLPFVTLLLRLRGNTETERRALERRRGFDRKVAELIEEAREEGTVRRDIDPRTVSRLLFGTINSIVEWYRPGGALTSEKLADDVVAVLFNGLRASS is encoded by the coding sequence ATGCCTTCCGCCGCTGCAACAAAGCCCCCAGGCCCCGAGGCCTCAGGATCCGCGCCCTCCGGGCGGAGGGGGCGCCCGGGCTATGACCAGCAGTCAGTGCTGAACGTCGCCGTCGAAGTGTTCAACCGGCACGGCTACGACGCGACGTCGATGGGCATCCTCGCGGAGAACCTCGGCATCTCGAAGTCGGCCATCTACCACCACGTTCCGTCGAAGGAAGACCTGCTCGCGCTCGCCCTCGAGCAGGCTCTCGGCGGCCTCGAGTCGGTGTGGGAGGCGCCCGAGACCAAGGAGGGCAGCGCGGAGCACCGGCTCGAGTTCGTGGTCCGCTCAACGGTGCGGGTCCTCACCGAGAGGCTGCCGTTCGTCACGCTCCTGCTCCGCCTCCGCGGCAACACGGAGACCGAGCGGCGCGCGCTCGAGCGGCGGCGGGGCTTCGACCGGAAGGTCGCCGAGCTCATCGAGGAAGCGCGCGAGGAGGGAACCGTGCGGAGGGACATCGATCCACGCACGGTCTCGCGCCTCCTGTTCGGCACCATCAACTCGATCGTCGAGTGGTACCGTCCGGGCGGAGCGCTCACGTCGGAGAAGCTCGCGGACGACGTGGTCGCCGTGCTTTTCAACGGCCTCCGGGCCAGCTCATGA
- the paaK gene encoding phenylacetate--CoA ligase PaaK yields the protein MSRDQIEALQLTRLQETLAYAYSRVPLYQRKFDEAGVHPSDLTELGDLAKFPFTTKEDLRQEYPFGMFAVPMDQVARIHASSGTTGRPTVVGYTKQDLDNWATLVARCLRASGVRPGMKVHNAYGYGLFTGGLGAHGGAEKLGATVIPMSGGQTEKQIQLIGDFAPDAILCTPTYLLTIGDAMIHKGLDPRATSLKYAVLGAEPWTQEMRHELEEMFGIKACDIYGLSEVMGPGVAGESVETQDGSHIWEDHFRPEIVDPFDLTQTKADGETGELVFTSLTKQALPIIRYRTKDLTTLQPGSTRPGHRRMGRISGRSDDMIILRGVNLFPSQIEEIALRIPELSPHFQLEITRPHRMDELTVKIEPREGTTPEQRASAAVSLRQQIKIHIGSSCRIDVVEPGSLERSNGKLRRIYDLRNRA from the coding sequence ATGTCCCGGGACCAGATCGAGGCCCTCCAGCTCACGCGCCTCCAGGAGACGCTGGCCTACGCGTACAGCCGTGTGCCGCTCTACCAGCGCAAGTTCGATGAAGCTGGGGTCCACCCGAGCGACCTCACCGAGCTCGGGGATCTCGCGAAGTTCCCCTTCACCACGAAGGAGGACCTGCGCCAGGAGTATCCGTTCGGCATGTTCGCCGTCCCGATGGACCAGGTCGCCCGCATCCACGCCAGCTCGGGCACCACGGGCCGGCCGACCGTCGTCGGCTACACCAAGCAGGACCTCGACAACTGGGCCACCCTCGTGGCCCGCTGCCTCCGCGCCTCGGGGGTGCGGCCCGGGATGAAGGTGCACAACGCCTACGGCTACGGGCTCTTCACCGGCGGACTCGGCGCGCACGGCGGGGCCGAGAAGCTTGGCGCCACTGTCATCCCGATGTCCGGGGGCCAGACCGAGAAGCAGATCCAGCTCATCGGCGACTTCGCCCCCGACGCGATCCTGTGCACGCCGACCTACCTGTTGACCATCGGCGACGCGATGATCCACAAGGGCCTCGATCCCCGCGCCACCTCGCTCAAGTACGCGGTGCTCGGGGCGGAGCCGTGGACGCAGGAGATGCGGCACGAGCTCGAGGAGATGTTCGGCATCAAGGCGTGCGACATCTACGGCCTCTCCGAGGTCATGGGGCCGGGTGTCGCCGGCGAGTCGGTCGAGACCCAGGACGGGAGCCACATCTGGGAGGACCACTTCCGCCCCGAGATCGTCGACCCGTTCGACCTGACGCAGACCAAGGCCGACGGCGAGACGGGCGAACTCGTCTTCACGTCCCTGACGAAGCAGGCCCTGCCGATCATCCGCTACCGGACGAAGGACCTCACCACGCTCCAGCCCGGCAGCACCCGCCCGGGCCACCGCCGCATGGGGCGCATCTCCGGCCGCAGCGACGACATGATCATCCTGCGCGGCGTGAACCTGTTCCCGTCCCAGATCGAGGAGATCGCCCTGCGGATCCCGGAGCTGAGCCCGCACTTCCAGCTCGAGATCACGCGCCCGCACCGGATGGACGAGCTCACCGTCAAGATCGAGCCCCGCGAGGGCACGACGCCGGAGCAGCGCGCCTCCGCTGCCGTCTCACTTCGCCAGCAGATCAAGATCCACATCGGCTCCTCGTGCCGCATCGACGTCGTCGAACCCGGCTCGCTCGAGCGCTCCAACGGCAAGCTGCGCCGCATCTACGACCTGCGCAACCGGGCATAG
- a CDS encoding hotdog fold thioesterase codes for MSDAAPAKTHLNPGALGDREGLADREGPAHREELADPEAVAHPILTDDYATQWMGLKVLALGDGSATVAATLRREMLNGFGIAHGGMIFAIADSAFALACNPHTPDEDQAGTITVAAGVDVNFLAPAHVGERITAVAARRAQAGRSGLYDVQVFASPQLPASSGDPASPGDPAPSGDPAPSGDPASPEDPSSFGAPGRLIAEFRGRSRTIPQR; via the coding sequence ATGAGCGACGCTGCTCCTGCCAAGACCCATCTGAACCCCGGTGCGCTGGGCGATCGGGAAGGACTGGCCGATCGGGAAGGACCGGCCCACCGGGAAGAACTGGCCGATCCGGAGGCAGTAGCCCACCCGATCCTTACCGACGACTACGCAACCCAATGGATGGGCCTGAAAGTGCTCGCCCTCGGCGATGGCAGCGCGACCGTTGCCGCCACGCTTCGGCGCGAGATGCTCAACGGATTCGGGATCGCCCACGGCGGGATGATCTTCGCCATCGCCGATTCCGCCTTCGCTCTTGCCTGCAACCCCCACACCCCGGATGAAGACCAAGCCGGAACGATCACGGTCGCGGCCGGCGTCGACGTCAACTTCCTCGCTCCGGCCCACGTCGGCGAGCGCATCACCGCAGTCGCGGCCCGCCGCGCCCAAGCAGGCCGAAGCGGGCTCTACGACGTCCAGGTCTTCGCCTCGCCCCAGCTCCCGGCATCGTCCGGGGACCCGGCGTCGCCTGGCGACCCAGCGCCGTCTGGCGACCCAGCGCCGTCTGGCGACCCAGCGTCACCCGAGGACCCGTCGTCGTTCGGCGCACCCGGGCGCCTCATCGCCGAATTCCGCGGCCGCTCGCGCACGATCCCCCAGCGCTGA
- a CDS encoding MFS transporter, whose product MSSVTATRTPNSVTSSRRGGNTGLWLVMLAQLMLVLDATVVNVALPHIATDLHFSRSDLSWVLNGYAVAFGGLLLLGGRIGDVVGRRRTFLIGVAAFTAFSLLGGLATSPTLLVVARAFQGLGAAFAAPSVLALITTNAPDEGSRNRALALFSAIASMGGAIGLILGGVLTDTANWRWTLFINVPIGLLVLVAVPRLVGETPRRPGRFDVVGAVAATGGAVAIVWALIQAPDYGWFSTRTIGSLAIGAALIALLAFTERRVAHPLLRPQLLRSPSRVGALAAMAATYGGMLAMFFLMVQYLEDQLHFTPLVTGLAFLPMPLSIFAMSRIIPRLVERVGAARLVIVGAALRVIAFLPLTQLNPQTNFALVAAALVATGISAGMTFMPLTTLALRNVEPEHAGAASGLFQTMQQLGGAVGLAIVASTFAAFAVPGDFTIGGRAGFWAATILSALALAAVMGPAMRRQREA is encoded by the coding sequence ATGTCATCCGTCACTGCCACACGTACACCCAATTCGGTCACATCATCCCGCCGCGGCGGCAACACCGGCCTCTGGCTGGTCATGCTCGCCCAGCTCATGCTCGTCCTGGACGCCACTGTCGTGAACGTCGCCCTCCCCCACATCGCCACCGATCTCCACTTCTCCCGTTCCGACCTCAGCTGGGTCCTCAACGGCTACGCAGTCGCCTTCGGGGGCCTCCTGCTCCTCGGCGGAAGGATCGGCGACGTGGTCGGCCGGCGTCGCACGTTCCTCATCGGCGTCGCCGCTTTCACCGCCTTCTCACTCCTTGGCGGCCTGGCCACCTCGCCCACCCTCCTTGTCGTCGCGAGGGCCTTCCAAGGTCTCGGCGCCGCCTTCGCCGCCCCCAGCGTGCTCGCGCTCATCACGACGAACGCTCCGGATGAGGGCTCGCGCAACCGCGCGCTCGCCCTCTTCTCGGCGATCGCTTCGATGGGCGGCGCCATCGGGCTCATCCTCGGTGGCGTGCTCACCGACACGGCCAATTGGCGATGGACCCTCTTCATCAACGTGCCGATCGGCCTTCTCGTGCTCGTCGCAGTGCCACGCCTCGTCGGCGAGACCCCGCGCAGACCCGGTCGCTTCGACGTCGTCGGTGCGGTCGCCGCAACTGGAGGCGCCGTCGCGATCGTCTGGGCCCTCATCCAGGCGCCGGACTACGGCTGGTTCAGCACGCGCACCATAGGGAGCCTCGCGATCGGCGCAGCCCTCATCGCCCTCCTCGCCTTCACCGAACGCCGCGTGGCCCACCCCCTGCTCCGGCCGCAGCTCCTGCGCAGCCCGAGCCGCGTCGGCGCGCTGGCCGCGATGGCGGCCACCTACGGCGGCATGCTCGCGATGTTCTTCCTCATGGTCCAGTACCTCGAGGACCAGCTGCACTTCACGCCGCTCGTGACCGGGCTCGCGTTCCTGCCGATGCCCCTGAGCATCTTCGCGATGTCGCGGATCATCCCCCGACTCGTCGAGAGGGTGGGCGCCGCCCGCCTTGTCATCGTCGGCGCGGCCCTGCGGGTCATCGCCTTCCTGCCGCTCACGCAGCTCAACCCGCAGACCAACTTCGCGCTGGTCGCGGCGGCCCTTGTGGCCACGGGCATCTCGGCGGGCATGACCTTCATGCCGCTCACGACCCTCGCACTGCGCAACGTCGAACCCGAGCACGCCGGGGCCGCGTCCGGGCTCTTCCAGACGATGCAGCAGCTCGGGGGCGCCGTCGGGCTCGCAATCGTCGCCTCGACTTTCGCGGCGTTCGCCGTGCCGGGCGACTTCACGATCGGCGGCCGCGCAGGGTTCTGGGCGGCCACCATCCTCTCCGCCCTTGCGCTGGCCGCCGTCATGGGACCCGCGATGAGGCGGCAGCGGGAGGCCTGA
- a CDS encoding TetR/AcrR family transcriptional regulator, producing the protein MVSVRADARRNRDRIVEVARDIFRAKGYDAVSMDEVAKAAGVGAGTLYRHFPTKEDLYDAVLEAWAERVNGAVERALSLDAPSRERLMAWLTDFAAMLTEHKGAAARITAALGDPGSPFAAKCQRYLGANGRIIEGLGPALRPGVEPLQISRLVGGVAAVADTSEMSPDALVAMLEIVADGLLAREGATPPSVSASR; encoded by the coding sequence GTGGTTTCTGTGCGTGCTGACGCCCGCCGCAACCGCGATCGAATCGTCGAAGTCGCTCGCGACATCTTCCGTGCGAAGGGCTACGACGCCGTCTCGATGGACGAGGTCGCAAAGGCGGCCGGAGTCGGCGCGGGGACGCTCTACCGCCATTTCCCGACCAAGGAGGACCTCTACGACGCGGTCCTCGAGGCATGGGCTGAGCGCGTGAACGGCGCCGTCGAACGGGCCCTCTCGCTCGACGCGCCGTCCCGGGAACGCCTCATGGCGTGGCTGACTGATTTTGCGGCCATGCTCACTGAGCACAAGGGGGCGGCAGCGCGGATCACCGCCGCGTTGGGCGATCCCGGCTCGCCGTTCGCTGCCAAGTGCCAGAGGTACCTCGGAGCCAATGGGCGGATCATCGAGGGCCTAGGGCCGGCACTGCGTCCCGGGGTCGAGCCCCTGCAGATCAGCCGGCTGGTGGGTGGCGTCGCCGCAGTGGCGGACACCAGCGAGATGTCGCCCGACGCTTTGGTTGCGATGCTCGAGATCGTGGCCGACGGGCTGCTTGCGCGGGAGGGCGCCACGCCGCCCTCGGTGAGCGCATCGCGCTGA
- a CDS encoding S9 family peptidase, whose product MSVEVPPIARKVPSQRERHGDVFVDPYEWLRDKENPDVVAHLEAENAYTESVTADQQPLRDAIFDEIKRRTQETDLSVPSRLDEWWYYSRTVEGRQYPVYCRVAASEDGGELEAWTPPAVVAGVPLDGEQVLLDGNAEAEGHPFFALGGAALTRDGHLYAYAVDNSGDETFTLRIKDLRTGEHLPETIERVFYGLEFSPDGRRLFYVVADESWRPFQIRVHTLGTPAEQDEVLYEEDDVTQWTSIDLSSDRRWLLVSIGNSEYSETRYLDLADPAATLTVLVPRSERILHSAEIFEHDGAVYALLVHNGQGRASKNTAFNNMVSLAPLEEFAKPFAEQEWRTVVEHDDAVKIEGADVTSTHLLLSLRRDTIETVRFATLDDVFAHVEGSREGGQAPSFAEPAFGEELYTAGASASDYRAPLVRVRYTSFFTPPRIYDYVLATGELLLRKVTPVLGGYDPSDYVAERAWATADDGTQVPLSVLRRASVRPGGTNPALVYGYGSYEVSMDPAFGIARLSLLDRGIVFVIAHIRGGGELGRRWYEDGKKLRKKNTFGDFVAATDWVVSSGWADPARIGCMGGSAGGLLIGAVLNLAPEKFAVAVAEVPFVDALTTILDPELPLSALEWEEWGNPIEDPEVYAYMKSYTPYENVRPAAYPRVAAVTSFNDTRVLYVEPAKWVQALRDASTSGQPIVLKTEMVAGHGGASGRYEEWKDRAWDYAFIADALGAREPIA is encoded by the coding sequence ATGAGTGTTGAGGTCCCGCCCATCGCCCGCAAGGTCCCTTCCCAGCGCGAGCGTCACGGTGACGTGTTCGTCGACCCCTATGAATGGCTGCGCGACAAGGAGAACCCGGACGTCGTCGCCCATCTCGAGGCTGAGAACGCGTACACCGAGAGCGTCACGGCGGACCAGCAGCCCTTGCGGGACGCGATCTTCGACGAGATCAAGCGCCGCACCCAGGAGACCGACCTCTCCGTGCCGAGCAGGCTCGACGAGTGGTGGTACTACTCGCGCACCGTCGAGGGAAGGCAGTACCCGGTGTACTGCCGCGTGGCGGCGAGCGAAGACGGCGGCGAGCTCGAAGCCTGGACGCCGCCCGCCGTCGTCGCCGGCGTCCCCCTCGACGGCGAGCAGGTCCTTCTGGACGGCAACGCCGAGGCCGAGGGGCACCCCTTCTTCGCCCTCGGCGGCGCGGCGCTCACACGCGACGGGCATCTCTATGCGTACGCCGTGGACAACTCGGGCGATGAGACGTTCACGCTGAGGATCAAGGACCTGCGGACGGGCGAGCACCTCCCCGAAACGATCGAGCGGGTCTTCTATGGCCTCGAATTCTCGCCCGACGGACGCCGGCTCTTCTACGTCGTCGCGGACGAATCGTGGAGGCCCTTCCAGATCCGCGTCCACACGCTGGGCACACCAGCCGAGCAGGACGAGGTCCTGTACGAGGAGGACGACGTCACGCAGTGGACGTCGATCGACCTCTCGTCCGATCGCCGCTGGCTCCTCGTGAGCATCGGGAACTCGGAGTACAGCGAGACTCGCTACCTCGACCTCGCTGATCCGGCAGCCACGCTCACGGTCCTCGTCCCCCGGAGCGAGCGGATCCTCCACAGCGCAGAGATCTTCGAGCACGACGGCGCGGTCTACGCCCTGCTCGTGCACAACGGGCAGGGCAGGGCCTCCAAGAACACAGCCTTCAACAACATGGTCTCGCTCGCGCCCCTCGAGGAGTTCGCGAAGCCGTTCGCCGAGCAGGAGTGGCGCACCGTCGTCGAGCACGACGACGCCGTGAAGATCGAGGGCGCGGACGTGACCTCGACCCATCTCCTCCTCTCCCTGAGGCGCGACACCATCGAAACCGTCCGCTTCGCAACGCTCGACGATGTCTTCGCCCACGTCGAGGGATCGCGCGAAGGCGGGCAGGCGCCGTCGTTCGCGGAGCCTGCCTTCGGCGAGGAGCTGTACACTGCCGGGGCAAGCGCCTCGGACTACCGCGCGCCGCTCGTGCGGGTGCGGTACACCTCGTTTTTCACCCCTCCGCGAATCTACGACTACGTCCTCGCGACCGGGGAGTTGCTCCTGCGGAAGGTGACCCCGGTGCTCGGGGGCTACGACCCCAGCGACTATGTGGCCGAGCGCGCGTGGGCAACGGCCGACGACGGCACCCAGGTCCCGCTGTCGGTCCTGCGGCGTGCGTCGGTCCGCCCTGGCGGGACGAACCCCGCGCTCGTCTACGGCTACGGCTCCTACGAGGTCAGCATGGATCCGGCTTTCGGGATCGCGCGGCTGAGCCTGCTCGACCGCGGGATCGTCTTCGTGATCGCCCACATCCGCGGCGGCGGCGAACTCGGACGCCGGTGGTACGAGGACGGCAAGAAGCTGCGCAAGAAGAACACCTTCGGCGACTTCGTCGCGGCCACCGACTGGGTCGTCTCCTCGGGCTGGGCGGACCCGGCGCGGATCGGCTGCATGGGCGGGTCCGCGGGCGGGCTGCTGATCGGCGCCGTGCTCAACCTCGCTCCCGAGAAGTTTGCGGTAGCCGTTGCGGAGGTGCCGTTCGTCGACGCCCTCACGACCATCCTCGACCCCGAGCTGCCCCTCTCGGCCCTGGAGTGGGAGGAATGGGGCAACCCCATCGAGGATCCGGAGGTGTACGCGTATATGAAGTCGTACACGCCGTATGAGAACGTGCGTCCGGCCGCCTACCCCCGAGTCGCGGCAGTGACCTCTTTCAACGACACCCGCGTGCTGTACGTCGAGCCCGCGAAGTGGGTCCAAGCGCTCCGGGATGCCTCGACCAGCGGGCAGCCGATCGTGCTCAAGACGGAGATGGTCGCAGGCCACGGTGGGGCCTCGGGCCGATATGAGGAGTGGAAGGACCGGGCGTGGGACTACGCGTTCATTGCGGACGCGCTCGGTGCGCGGGAGCCGATCGCGTAG
- a CDS encoding LCP family protein, whose product MTAPSPATRSRRKRKRTAAFVLLGALLVVVLAAVAAIIYLGSLSQSFDTNTKKLPNAFPQESSRPAEPHPGPDGKRPVNILLVGSDSRGATSATAESGAPSNQRSDTMMLVHIPEDRQQVYVISIMRDLWVPIPDHGSAKINAALAFGGVPLMVQTVEALLGQRLDHVAFVDFEGFKGLTDAVGGVTVDVQKAFTASQTSDIHFNAGPQTMNGEQALAFVRERYAFADGDYQRVRDQQAFMKALVSKIATPQTLANPVTLANAVNGFSPYLTVDSGLTASAVASLGLELVNVRPKDIATFTLPTGGTGWSTDGQSIVILNQAATTGLADAMAQGTVPKYVVANNLANGK is encoded by the coding sequence ATGACCGCCCCCTCCCCGGCGACCCGTTCGAGAAGGAAGAGGAAGCGGACGGCCGCGTTCGTCTTGCTGGGTGCGCTGCTCGTCGTCGTGCTCGCGGCGGTGGCCGCAATCATCTACCTCGGGAGCCTCTCCCAGAGCTTCGACACCAACACCAAGAAGCTTCCGAACGCGTTCCCCCAAGAATCATCCCGCCCCGCGGAGCCACATCCGGGGCCAGACGGCAAGAGGCCCGTGAACATCCTGCTCGTCGGCTCCGACAGCCGAGGGGCGACCAGCGCGACCGCGGAGTCCGGGGCGCCATCGAATCAGCGCTCGGACACCATGATGCTCGTCCATATCCCGGAGGACCGGCAGCAGGTCTACGTCATCTCGATCATGCGAGACCTGTGGGTCCCCATTCCGGACCACGGCTCGGCCAAGATCAACGCGGCACTCGCCTTCGGCGGGGTCCCGCTCATGGTCCAGACCGTCGAGGCCTTGCTCGGGCAGCGCCTGGACCACGTCGCCTTCGTGGACTTCGAGGGGTTCAAGGGCCTCACCGACGCCGTCGGCGGGGTCACCGTCGACGTCCAGAAGGCCTTCACCGCGAGCCAGACCTCGGACATCCACTTCAACGCCGGCCCCCAGACGATGAACGGGGAACAGGCGCTCGCGTTCGTCCGCGAGCGCTACGCCTTCGCCGATGGGGACTACCAGCGCGTGCGCGACCAGCAGGCCTTCATGAAGGCCCTCGTGTCCAAGATCGCGACTCCCCAGACCCTCGCGAATCCGGTCACTCTCGCGAACGCGGTCAACGGCTTCTCCCCGTACCTCACGGTCGATTCGGGCCTCACCGCCTCGGCCGTCGCATCGCTCGGACTCGAACTCGTCAACGTGCGCCCCAAGGACATCGCCACGTTCACGCTTCCGACGGGCGGGACGGGCTGGTCGACCGACGGGCAGTCGATCGTGATCCTGAACCAGGCCGCGACGACCGGTCTTGCGGATGCCATGGCCCAAGGGACGGTCCCGAAATACGTTGTCGCCAACAATCTGGCGAACGGGAAGTAA